A window of the Lepus europaeus isolate LE1 chromosome 5, mLepTim1.pri, whole genome shotgun sequence genome harbors these coding sequences:
- the FCRLB gene encoding Fc receptor-like B isoform X2 produces MWALTALLLLVPSSGQAATLEKPILSLHPPWTTIFKGERVTLRCDGYHPLLLELRPISTLWYLGHLLLPSHKKSIEVQTPGVYRCQTRGAPVSDPIHLSVSNDWLILQVPYTPVFEGEPLVIRCRGWYDKVIYKLHYYHDGQAVRYFHSSTNYTVLQARASDSGRYQCSGTMRIPVESAPMFSAKVAVTVQAAPCAASTGPPSTPSRSPRSTSWSRTGARWPPPPAASASVAPGCSSRGGVRPWIWRPAPPRPRRPQPWLRLTSRCPLESPRCPGRSRRRPPRRTPPRRGCSSRPAASPLQPGRLPALRPRPWTRPGP; encoded by the exons ATGTGGGCACTGACAGCCCTCCTGCTCCTGG TTCCAAGCAGTGGGCAAGCTG CCACTCTGGAGAAGCCCATATTGTCTCTACATCCACCTTGGACTACAATCTTCAAGGGGGAGCGGGTAACCTTGCGGTGTGATGGCTACCACCCCCTGCTCCTGGAGCTCCGGCCCATCAGCACTCTCTGGTACCTGGGtcacctgctcctgccctcccACAAGAAGAGCATTGAGGTCCAGACACCAGGCGTGTATCGATGCCAAACACGGGGAGCACCTGTCAGTGaccctatccatctctctgtatCCAATG ACTGGCTCATCCTGCAAGTGCCCTACACCCCGGTCTTCGAGGGCGAGCCGCTGGTGATACGCTGCCGCGGCTGGTACGACAAGGTCATCTACAAGCTTCACTACTACCACGATGGCCAGGCCGTGCGCTACTTCCACTCCAGCACCAACTACACAGTGTTGCAGGCGCGCGCCAGCGACAGTGGCCGCTACCAGTGCTCCGGCACCATGCGCATCCCGGTGGAGAGCGCTCCCATGTTCTCCGCCAAGGTGGCTGTGACCGTGCAAG CCGCGCCGTGCGCCGCTTCGACTGGGCCGCCGAGTACACCGTCCCGGAGCCCGAGGTCGACGAGCTGGAGTCGTACTGGTGCGAGGTGGCCACCGCCTCCCGCAGCGTCCGCAAGCGTagcccctggctgcagctcccgGGGCGGG GTTCGCCCCTGGATCTGGCGCCCAGCACCGCCCCGGCCCCGCAGGCCGCAGCCTTGGCTCCGGCTAACAAGCCGCTGTCCTTTAGAAAGCCCCCGGTGTCCAGGTCGGTCCCGTCGGCGTCCTCCGCGGCGAACACCACCTCGGCGGGGCTGCAGTTCCCGGCCGGCAGCGTCCCCACTGCAGCCGGGCCGCCTGCCTGCGCTCCGCCCACGCCCGTGGACCCGGCCGGGGCCCTGA
- the FCRLB gene encoding Fc receptor-like B isoform X1 gives MWALTALLLLVPSSGQAATLEKPILSLHPPWTTIFKGERVTLRCDGYHPLLLELRPISTLWYLGHLLLPSHKKSIEVQTPGVYRCQTRGAPVSDPIHLSVSNDWLILQVPYTPVFEGEPLVIRCRGWYDKVIYKLHYYHDGQAVRYFHSSTNYTVLQARASDSGRYQCSGTMRIPVESAPMFSAKVAVTVQELFQAPVLSMASPQEARGAARGAVVLRCETRLHPQKRDTPLQFAFYKYSRAVRRFDWAAEYTVPEPEVDELESYWCEVATASRSVRKRSPWLQLPGRGSPLDLAPSTAPAPQAAALAPANKPLSFRKPPVSRSVPSASSAANTTSAGLQFPAGSVPTAAGPPACAPPTPVDPAGALRPDVDLLLREMRLLKGLLSRVVLEFKEPQALPGLRGTRETPTSALAVSPATTETTPVEI, from the exons ATGTGGGCACTGACAGCCCTCCTGCTCCTGG TTCCAAGCAGTGGGCAAGCTG CCACTCTGGAGAAGCCCATATTGTCTCTACATCCACCTTGGACTACAATCTTCAAGGGGGAGCGGGTAACCTTGCGGTGTGATGGCTACCACCCCCTGCTCCTGGAGCTCCGGCCCATCAGCACTCTCTGGTACCTGGGtcacctgctcctgccctcccACAAGAAGAGCATTGAGGTCCAGACACCAGGCGTGTATCGATGCCAAACACGGGGAGCACCTGTCAGTGaccctatccatctctctgtatCCAATG ACTGGCTCATCCTGCAAGTGCCCTACACCCCGGTCTTCGAGGGCGAGCCGCTGGTGATACGCTGCCGCGGCTGGTACGACAAGGTCATCTACAAGCTTCACTACTACCACGATGGCCAGGCCGTGCGCTACTTCCACTCCAGCACCAACTACACAGTGTTGCAGGCGCGCGCCAGCGACAGTGGCCGCTACCAGTGCTCCGGCACCATGCGCATCCCGGTGGAGAGCGCTCCCATGTTCTCCGCCAAGGTGGCTGTGACCGTGCAAG AGCTGTTCCAGGCGCCGGTGCTGAGCATGGCCAGCCCGCAGGAGGCGCGCGGCGCGGCCCGCGGCGCGGTGGTGCTGCGCTGCGAGACGCGCCTGCACCCGCAGAAGCGCGACACGCCGCTGCAGTTCGCCTTCTACAAGTACAGCCGCGCCGTGCGCCGCTTCGACTGGGCCGCCGAGTACACCGTCCCGGAGCCCGAGGTCGACGAGCTGGAGTCGTACTGGTGCGAGGTGGCCACCGCCTCCCGCAGCGTCCGCAAGCGTagcccctggctgcagctcccgGGGCGGG GTTCGCCCCTGGATCTGGCGCCCAGCACCGCCCCGGCCCCGCAGGCCGCAGCCTTGGCTCCGGCTAACAAGCCGCTGTCCTTTAGAAAGCCCCCGGTGTCCAGGTCGGTCCCGTCGGCGTCCTCCGCGGCGAACACCACCTCGGCGGGGCTGCAGTTCCCGGCCGGCAGCGTCCCCACTGCAGCCGGGCCGCCTGCCTGCGCTCCGCCCACGCCCGTGGACCCGGCCGGGGCCCTGAGACCCGACGTGGACCTTCTGCTCCGAGAAATGCGGCTGCTCAAGGGCCTTCTGAGCAGGGTGGTCCTGGAATTCAAGGAACCACAGGCCCTCCCGGGGCTCAGGGGAACCCGCGAGACGCCCACTTCCGCCTTGGCCGTGAGCCCCGCAACCACAGAGACCACTCCTGTGGAGATCTGA
- the FCRLB gene encoding Fc receptor-like B isoform X3 translates to MWALTALLLLATLEKPILSLHPPWTTIFKGERVTLRCDGYHPLLLELRPISTLWYLGHLLLPSHKKSIEVQTPGVYRCQTRGAPVSDPIHLSVSNDWLILQVPYTPVFEGEPLVIRCRGWYDKVIYKLHYYHDGQAVRYFHSSTNYTVLQARASDSGRYQCSGTMRIPVESAPMFSAKVAVTVQAAPCAASTGPPSTPSRSPRSTSWSRTGARWPPPPAASASVAPGCSSRGGVRPWIWRPAPPRPRRPQPWLRLTSRCPLESPRCPGRSRRRPPRRTPPRRGCSSRPAASPLQPGRLPALRPRPWTRPGP, encoded by the exons ATGTGGGCACTGACAGCCCTCCTGCTCCTGG CCACTCTGGAGAAGCCCATATTGTCTCTACATCCACCTTGGACTACAATCTTCAAGGGGGAGCGGGTAACCTTGCGGTGTGATGGCTACCACCCCCTGCTCCTGGAGCTCCGGCCCATCAGCACTCTCTGGTACCTGGGtcacctgctcctgccctcccACAAGAAGAGCATTGAGGTCCAGACACCAGGCGTGTATCGATGCCAAACACGGGGAGCACCTGTCAGTGaccctatccatctctctgtatCCAATG ACTGGCTCATCCTGCAAGTGCCCTACACCCCGGTCTTCGAGGGCGAGCCGCTGGTGATACGCTGCCGCGGCTGGTACGACAAGGTCATCTACAAGCTTCACTACTACCACGATGGCCAGGCCGTGCGCTACTTCCACTCCAGCACCAACTACACAGTGTTGCAGGCGCGCGCCAGCGACAGTGGCCGCTACCAGTGCTCCGGCACCATGCGCATCCCGGTGGAGAGCGCTCCCATGTTCTCCGCCAAGGTGGCTGTGACCGTGCAAG CCGCGCCGTGCGCCGCTTCGACTGGGCCGCCGAGTACACCGTCCCGGAGCCCGAGGTCGACGAGCTGGAGTCGTACTGGTGCGAGGTGGCCACCGCCTCCCGCAGCGTCCGCAAGCGTagcccctggctgcagctcccgGGGCGGG GTTCGCCCCTGGATCTGGCGCCCAGCACCGCCCCGGCCCCGCAGGCCGCAGCCTTGGCTCCGGCTAACAAGCCGCTGTCCTTTAGAAAGCCCCCGGTGTCCAGGTCGGTCCCGTCGGCGTCCTCCGCGGCGAACACCACCTCGGCGGGGCTGCAGTTCCCGGCCGGCAGCGTCCCCACTGCAGCCGGGCCGCCTGCCTGCGCTCCGCCCACGCCCGTGGACCCGGCCGGGGCCCTGA
- the FCRLB gene encoding Fc receptor-like B isoform X4, translated as MWALTALLLLVPSSGQAATLEKPILSLHPPWTTIFKGERVTLRCDGYHPLLLELRPISTLWYLGHLLLPSHKKSIEVQTPGVYRCQTRGAPVSDPIHLSVSNDWLILQVPYTPVFEGEPLVIRCRGWYDKVIYKLHYYHDGQAVRYFHSSTNYTVLQARASDSGRYQCSGTMRIPVESAPMFSAKVAVTVQEARHAAAVRLLQVQPRRAPLRLGRRVHRPGARGRRAGVVLVRGGHRLPQRPQA; from the exons ATGTGGGCACTGACAGCCCTCCTGCTCCTGG TTCCAAGCAGTGGGCAAGCTG CCACTCTGGAGAAGCCCATATTGTCTCTACATCCACCTTGGACTACAATCTTCAAGGGGGAGCGGGTAACCTTGCGGTGTGATGGCTACCACCCCCTGCTCCTGGAGCTCCGGCCCATCAGCACTCTCTGGTACCTGGGtcacctgctcctgccctcccACAAGAAGAGCATTGAGGTCCAGACACCAGGCGTGTATCGATGCCAAACACGGGGAGCACCTGTCAGTGaccctatccatctctctgtatCCAATG ACTGGCTCATCCTGCAAGTGCCCTACACCCCGGTCTTCGAGGGCGAGCCGCTGGTGATACGCTGCCGCGGCTGGTACGACAAGGTCATCTACAAGCTTCACTACTACCACGATGGCCAGGCCGTGCGCTACTTCCACTCCAGCACCAACTACACAGTGTTGCAGGCGCGCGCCAGCGACAGTGGCCGCTACCAGTGCTCCGGCACCATGCGCATCCCGGTGGAGAGCGCTCCCATGTTCTCCGCCAAGGTGGCTGTGACCGTGCAAG AAGCGCGACACGCCGCTGCAGTTCGCCTTCTACAAGTACAGCCGCGCCGTGCGCCGCTTCGACTGGGCCGCCGAGTACACCGTCCCGGAGCCCGAGGTCGACGAGCTGGAGTCGTACTGGTGCGAGGTGGCCACCGCCTCCCGCAGCGTCCGCAAGCGTag
- the FCRLB gene encoding Fc receptor-like B isoform X5 → MWALTALLLLATLEKPILSLHPPWTTIFKGERVTLRCDGYHPLLLELRPISTLWYLGHLLLPSHKKSIEVQTPGVYRCQTRGAPVSDPIHLSVSNDWLILQVPYTPVFEGEPLVIRCRGWYDKVIYKLHYYHDGQAVRYFHSSTNYTVLQARASDSGRYQCSGTMRIPVESAPMFSAKVAVTVQEARHAAAVRLLQVQPRRAPLRLGRRVHRPGARGRRAGVVLVRGGHRLPQRPQA, encoded by the exons ATGTGGGCACTGACAGCCCTCCTGCTCCTGG CCACTCTGGAGAAGCCCATATTGTCTCTACATCCACCTTGGACTACAATCTTCAAGGGGGAGCGGGTAACCTTGCGGTGTGATGGCTACCACCCCCTGCTCCTGGAGCTCCGGCCCATCAGCACTCTCTGGTACCTGGGtcacctgctcctgccctcccACAAGAAGAGCATTGAGGTCCAGACACCAGGCGTGTATCGATGCCAAACACGGGGAGCACCTGTCAGTGaccctatccatctctctgtatCCAATG ACTGGCTCATCCTGCAAGTGCCCTACACCCCGGTCTTCGAGGGCGAGCCGCTGGTGATACGCTGCCGCGGCTGGTACGACAAGGTCATCTACAAGCTTCACTACTACCACGATGGCCAGGCCGTGCGCTACTTCCACTCCAGCACCAACTACACAGTGTTGCAGGCGCGCGCCAGCGACAGTGGCCGCTACCAGTGCTCCGGCACCATGCGCATCCCGGTGGAGAGCGCTCCCATGTTCTCCGCCAAGGTGGCTGTGACCGTGCAAG AAGCGCGACACGCCGCTGCAGTTCGCCTTCTACAAGTACAGCCGCGCCGTGCGCCGCTTCGACTGGGCCGCCGAGTACACCGTCCCGGAGCCCGAGGTCGACGAGCTGGAGTCGTACTGGTGCGAGGTGGCCACCGCCTCCCGCAGCGTCCGCAAGCGTag